From Nocardia sp. NBC_00416:
TTCGCCCAGAGGTGGGAGCGCACGCCGCCGGCATGCGTGACGGCGAGGAACATATCGTCGTCGGTGCGCAGGCCGGGCCGGCGGATATCCAGTTCGCAGTAGACCGTGGCCGGGGGACCGAACAGCGTGAGCGCTTGGTCGACCAGATGACTGCCGAGGTCGTAGAGGATCCCGGCGGCGTCGGCCGGGCCGCCCGTCTCGCGCCAGCCGCCCTTGGGTACCGGACGCCAGCGTTCGAAGCGCGATTCGAACCGACGCACCCGGCCCAGCGCACCGTCGGCGACGAGCCGGCCGACCGTCCGGAAATCACCGTCCCAGCGCCGGTTCTGGAAAACGGTCAGCAGCTGCCCCGTTTCCTCTGCGAAGCGGAGCAGGTCTTCGGCTTCGGCGGAGGTCACCGCGAACGGTTTGTCCACCACCACGGCGACCCCGGCGGCCAATGCCCGCCGCGCGAGCGCCGCGTGCGTCCGATTGGGCGTCGCCACCACGACCACGTCGATATCGGACAGATCGGCGAACAGGGTGTCGGCGTCGGGCAGCACGCGCACCCCCGGATGCTCACGCCGTGCCTGCGCCGCGCGTTCGGCCGAACCGGTGACCACCGCGGCCACCCGCAACCGCGGTTCGGCGGCGACGAGCGGCGCGTGGAAAACCGAACCGGCCAGCCCGTACCCGATGATCGCGACTCCGAGGCTGCTCATACCGCCGACGTTACCCGGCGGCCGGACTCACCCCGCAGAGGTCAGGAACGACAACCGCACCGCACGGTCCGGATTGTCGACATTGAGATCGACCAGCGCGATGGACTGCCAGGTACCCAGCGCGGGTGTGCCGTCGAGCACCGGAACGATCGCGTACGGGGCGATGAACGCGGGCATCACATGGGAGCGCCCGTGCCCGCGGGAGCCGTGCGCGTGCCGCCACCGATCATCGGCCGGCAGCAGGTCGCGCAATGCGGCCAGCAGGTCCGCATCGCTGTGGGCGCCCAGTTCGAGAATCGCGACGCCGGCGGTCGCGTGCGGGACGAAGATGTGCAAGAGCCCGTCACCGCCCGCGTCCTGCGCGAACGCCGTGCATTCGGGGGTGATGTCGCGGACCACCTCGGTCCCGCCGGTGTGCACGGCGATGACTGTGCTGCGCATGCCCGGGGAGCCTACGCGGATCCGGCCCGATCGGTCCGCGATGACGCGGCGTGATCCCGGTAGCGATCGGCCAGCGCGGACAGAACGCTCGAACAGCCCGCGTCCAGGCGCCGGGTGGCGAGCTCGTCGCCGCGGGTCGGTCCGCGGTTCACGATCAGGACCGTGCCGCCGTTGCGGGCGACCCGGCGCACGAAACGCCGGCCCGACAGGACCGTCAGACTGGATCCCGCCACGAGGATCACCTCGGCGGCATCCACCAGTTCGTAGGCGGCCGCGACTCGTTCGGGCGGCACGCTTTCACCGAAGTAGACGATATCGGGCTTCCACATCCCGCCGCACCGGAGGCAGTCCACCATCTGGAAACCACTGGTGTCCTCGACCACGGCATCGGCGTCGGGCGCCACCTCGAGCCCGGTCACCGAGGTCGCCGCGAAACCCGGATTCGCCTGCTCCATCCGGTCGGCGAGAGCCATTCGGGATATCCGCGCCCCGCAGTCCAGACAACGCACCTGGGCGTAGCTGCCGTGCAGGTCGATCACCCGCCGGCTGCCCGCTTTGGTGTGCAGGAGGTCGACGTTCTGGGTGATCACACCGGCGACCACACCGCGGCGCTCCAGTTCGGCCAGGGCGCGATGGCCCGCGTTCGGGCGGGCGGCGTCCATGTATCGCCAGCCCACGTGGTTCCTCGCCCAATACCGCTGGCGGAAAAGGGGATCGCCCACGAACTGCTGGTAGGTCATCGGATTGCGCGGCGGCGAGCCGGGGCCGCGATAGTCGGGGATCCCGCTGTCGGTGGAGATCCCGGCGCCGGTCAGTACCACCACCGGCCGGCCGCCGATCAGTTCGACGAGTTCGTCGAGGTGATCGGGCCGGCATTCGGTGTGGTCATCGCTGCGCAGTGCCGTGACGGGCATGGCACGAGGGTACGTGCCGGGGCGGCGGACACCGTCCGCCGCCACCCCGGGCCGTGCACGCCACCCGGATCAGGTCTGGAGACCGGCGAGCTTGCCCGCTTCCGCGTCGAGGCCGAGCATCGCCAACAGGTTCTGGCAGTCGGCGGCATCGGTGGAGTGGCCGGCGACGATCCGGGCGGCGACCGCGCTGCGGCGAGCGGCCTCGGCGCGTTCGGCACTGCGGATCTCGGCGAATTCGGCCAGTTCGGACTCGGGAAGTTCGTGATCGACGGGCGTGTGGCGGCTGGATGTGCCAGGCATGGGTCTCCTTCGAGTTGATCGAAGCCTACGCCCACGACAGATGACGCACAGCGCAACCGGTAACACGGCTCCGCGTACCAGCGGAGGCACGGCATCCGCACGATCTCGACGGTTCGCGCGCCGCGCCGCGCGGACCGCTCCCGCATCCGGGGTGCCGGCACGATAGCGCCGACCCGGCATGCGTTGGGCGCCACGGCCGTACCGGACGCGCCGATGCCGATCGATTGCCAGAATGGATAGCAGCCCACCCGGTACTATGGCGGCCGTCACGTGTGGCCCGTCGGATCGATACCGCGCCGCACTCATGTCACAGGTGCGCCGATGTCCTTTTTGCGGCTCTTGTTTTTTATGACATGACTCCTTTAAATTCACCTCCTGCACGTTCACCATTCTGGAATGCTCGTGTTCCGCTGTTGCGGGGGCGGTATTCCACCCCAGCGAGGAGGTCCACCGGTGGAGATCGACCACTTCAGCCATGGCTGGCTCACCCCCGTGGTCGCGTATGTCATGTCGTTCACCGGATCGTTGCTCGGCCTACGGTGCATGAGCCGCGTCCGGAGCGGATCGCCGTTCGACGGCTGGCTCATCGCGGCCTCGGTCGCCATCGGCGGCACCGGCATCTGGGTCATGCATTTCATCGCCATGCTCGGCTTCCGGATCAACGGCGCGGCAATCAAATACGACGTACCGGTGACCCTCGTCAGCGCGGTCATCGCCATGATCGTGGTGTGGCTCGGACTGTGCCTGGCCCAGCAGCGCAGACTCGGTGGGCAGAGCCTGCTCGTCGGCGGAGTGGTCACCGGAATCGGCGTGGGCGCCATGCACTACGCCGGCATGTACGCCATGAAGACCGATGTCGAGCTCGGTTACGACTGGGCGACCGTCGCACTCTCCCTGGTGATCGCGGTGATCGCCGCGACCGCGGCACTCTGGTTCACCCTCAATGTGCGCGGCACCCTGGCCACCGTCGGCGCCGCCCTGGCGATGGGTGTGGCCGTCGCCGGAATGCACTACACCGGGATGTACGCGATGCATGTGGGCGAACACCACCAGATGGCGCCGTCGGGCGCCGGAGCGGCCCAGCTGCTGACCCCGCTGATCGTCGGCGTCAGCCTGATGACGGTGGGCATGTTGTTCCACCTGGGGCTCACCGAAGTGGGCGGAGGCGGCGGCGCGCTGTCCCGGCGGCCCGCGACCGACAACTACTGGCCCACCCGCGACTGAACGGCCGTCCGCGGCGCGGGTCATGTCACGTGACATGACCCGCGCCGGATCGCCCGCGGCCCACCTCGATAGGGTCGTAGCGTGCGGCAGCGGATCATCGTGGACGTGGACACCGGAGTGGACGACTCTCTGGCCCTGCTCTATCTCCTCGCCAGCCCCGAGGCAGAGATAGCGGGTATCGCCTCCACCGCCGGCAACGTGCCCGCGGCACAGGTCGCGATCAACAATTTGGCCTGGCTCGACCTTGCCGGAGCGCCGGAGATCGAGGTCGCGCTCGGTGCGGCGGATCCCCTGGAGATTCCGCTGCGCACCACCGAGGACACCCACGGGCCGCACGGGGTCGGCTACGCCGAACTCCCGGCCCCCACGCGATCGATATCGTCGCGCACCGCGGCCCGGATGTGGGTGGACCTGGCCCGGCAGCAGCCGGGAGAGCTGATCGGACTGTGCACCGGACCGCTCACCAACCTCGCCCTGGCATTGCGCGAGGAACCAGAACTCCCTCGGCTGCTGCGCCGGCTCGTGGTCATGGGCGGGGCGTTCAACCACCCCGGGAACACGACACCGACCAACGAGTGGAATATCCACGTCGATCCCGAGGCCGCGAAAATCGTCTTCGACGCGTTCTCCGCCGCCCCGGCGGATCGCCGCCCGATCGTCTGCCCACTCGATATCACCGAATCCATCGAGATGCGGCCCGCCCACCTGGTCCGGCTGGCCGAACGCGCCGGCAGTCGTCCGATCGAGACGGTGTCCCCCGCGGATCCGCCCCGGGCCCGGTCCGCGGCGAGCAATCCGATCATCAAGCAGCTGACCGACGCGGTCCGCTTCTATTTCGATTTCCACGACGGCTACGACCTCGGCTACCTCGCCCATATGCACGACCCGTTCGCCGCGGCCGTCGCCCTCGACCCGACGCTGGCCCGCACCCGGCCCGCGACCGTGGACGTCGAGCTGGCCGGGACTCTCACCCGCGCCACGACCGTCGCCGACTGGGCGGGGATGTGGGGGCGAGCACCCAATGCCGATATCGTCGTCGGCACCGATCCGGGCGAATTCTTCGATCGCATGATCGCCCGGATCGGCGACTATGCCCGTGCCCGGTATCCCGGCGAACTTCGCGGCGATGTCGTCACCCCGCCACGCTGACCGGCCGACCGACTCGTCGAGGAGTACGAATGTGAGCACCTCCGCAGAATCCGAGGTTCCGGCCGACGAGGCGTATCTGGCGGAGTTCCGGACGCGGCTGGGGTTGCCCGGGATGATCGACGTACACACCCATTTCATGCCGCACCAGGTGCTGCGCAAGGTCTGGGCGTACTTCGACGACGCCGGGCCGCTGACCGGCCGGCCGTGGCCCATCACCTACCGTGACGAGGAATCGGTGCGGCTGGATACCCTGCGCCGCTTCGGGATTCGCGCCTTCACCGCACTGGTGTATCCACACCGGCCGGATATGGCGGCCTGGCTCAACGAGTGGACCGCGAAATTCGCCGCCGACGTTCCCGAGTGCCTGCACACCGCGACCTTCTTCCCCGAACCGGGTGCCGCCGAATACGTTCCGGCCGCAGTGGATCAGGGCGCCCGGGTCTTCAAATCACATATCCAGGTCGGCGCGTACGACCCCCGGGACCCGTTGCTGGATCCGGTCTGG
This genomic window contains:
- a CDS encoding Sir2 family NAD-dependent protein deacetylase, which produces MPVTALRSDDHTECRPDHLDELVELIGGRPVVVLTGAGISTDSGIPDYRGPGSPPRNPMTYQQFVGDPLFRQRYWARNHVGWRYMDAARPNAGHRALAELERRGVVAGVITQNVDLLHTKAGSRRVIDLHGSYAQVRCLDCGARISRMALADRMEQANPGFAATSVTGLEVAPDADAVVEDTSGFQMVDCLRCGGMWKPDIVYFGESVPPERVAAAYELVDAAEVILVAGSSLTVLSGRRFVRRVARNGGTVLIVNRGPTRGDELATRRLDAGCSSVLSALADRYRDHAASSRTDRAGSA
- a CDS encoding nucleoside hydrolase, whose product is MRQRIIVDVDTGVDDSLALLYLLASPEAEIAGIASTAGNVPAAQVAINNLAWLDLAGAPEIEVALGAADPLEIPLRTTEDTHGPHGVGYAELPAPTRSISSRTAARMWVDLARQQPGELIGLCTGPLTNLALALREEPELPRLLRRLVVMGGAFNHPGNTTPTNEWNIHVDPEAAKIVFDAFSAAPADRRPIVCPLDITESIEMRPAHLVRLAERAGSRPIETVSPADPPRARSAASNPIIKQLTDAVRFYFDFHDGYDLGYLAHMHDPFAAAVALDPTLARTRPATVDVELAGTLTRATTVADWAGMWGRAPNADIVVGTDPGEFFDRMIARIGDYARARYPGELRGDVVTPPR
- a CDS encoding Gfo/Idh/MocA family oxidoreductase, with amino-acid sequence MSSLGVAIIGYGLAGSVFHAPLVAAEPRLRVAAVVTGSAERAAQARREHPGVRVLPDADTLFADLSDIDVVVVATPNRTHAALARRALAAGVAVVVDKPFAVTSAEAEDLLRFAEETGQLLTVFQNRRWDGDFRTVGRLVADGALGRVRRFESRFERWRPVPKGGWRETGGPADAAGILYDLGSHLVDQALTLFGPPATVYCELDIRRPGLRTDDDMFLAVTHAGGVRSHLWANAVAPLLGPRFRVLGDRAGYEVHGLDPQEAALRAGRRPGDGQPWGVVPAADYGVLGAGSESAPCATLPGEYLAFYAATAAAILDGAPPPVDPADAVPTLRVLEAARESAASGVVVRL
- a CDS encoding YjbQ family protein codes for the protein MRSTVIAVHTGGTEVVRDITPECTAFAQDAGGDGLLHIFVPHATAGVAILELGAHSDADLLAALRDLLPADDRWRHAHGSRGHGRSHVMPAFIAPYAIVPVLDGTPALGTWQSIALVDLNVDNPDRAVRLSFLTSAG
- a CDS encoding MHYT domain-containing protein encodes the protein MEIDHFSHGWLTPVVAYVMSFTGSLLGLRCMSRVRSGSPFDGWLIAASVAIGGTGIWVMHFIAMLGFRINGAAIKYDVPVTLVSAVIAMIVVWLGLCLAQQRRLGGQSLLVGGVVTGIGVGAMHYAGMYAMKTDVELGYDWATVALSLVIAVIAATAALWFTLNVRGTLATVGAALAMGVAVAGMHYTGMYAMHVGEHHQMAPSGAGAAQLLTPLIVGVSLMTVGMLFHLGLTEVGGGGGALSRRPATDNYWPTRD